One genomic window of Thermococcus sp. includes the following:
- a CDS encoding aminotransferase class I/II-fold pyridoxal phosphate-dependent enzyme yields the protein MGKLDWIREELQELKEKGLYVTIRKLESAQGPWVVVDGKKVLNMCSNNYLGLAAHPEIRYAAIRAILDYGVGAGAVRTIAGTMELHVELEEKLAKFKKREAAILFQSGYNANLGAISALLKKGEDGVFISEELNHASIIDGMRLSGAPKVIYKHIDMDDLKKRLEENKDKKKKIIVSDGVFS from the coding sequence ATGGGAAAGCTTGACTGGATTAGGGAAGAACTTCAGGAGCTTAAGGAGAAGGGCCTCTACGTGACCATAAGGAAGCTTGAGAGCGCCCAGGGCCCGTGGGTTGTTGTTGACGGCAAAAAGGTTCTCAACATGTGCTCGAACAACTACCTCGGCCTTGCCGCCCATCCTGAGATTCGTTACGCGGCAATAAGAGCTATCCTCGACTACGGTGTTGGTGCCGGAGCGGTTAGAACCATAGCCGGAACCATGGAGCTTCACGTTGAGCTTGAGGAAAAGCTCGCCAAGTTCAAGAAGAGGGAAGCGGCCATACTCTTCCAGAGCGGTTACAACGCGAACCTTGGAGCTATAAGCGCGCTCCTCAAGAAGGGCGAAGACGGTGTCTTCATCAGCGAAGAACTTAACCACGCGAGCATAATAGACGGAATGCGCCTCAGCGGTGCGCCGAAGGTTATATACAAGCACATCGACATGGACGACCTGAAGAAGAGGCTGGAGGAGAACAAGGACAAGAAGAAGAAAATCATCGTGAGCGATGGTGTCTTTTC
- a CDS encoding metal-dependent hydrolase: MDPLEHFSIPGLVYLALSGEPTLSGLLAVGVGALFPDVDALSKEHRSYLHSLLPFLPTLILSLHLGGLPLLFALGWGSHLFLDFFTGVIPPVYPLSRRGWGLSMLISGPRNFGIELKLIERYPDRKHDYRLEIGGSFALAILTILTAIIRLH, from the coding sequence ATGGACCCGCTCGAACATTTTTCTATTCCCGGCCTGGTCTACCTTGCGCTGTCGGGGGAGCCGACTCTCTCCGGACTTCTGGCCGTAGGTGTAGGAGCCCTGTTCCCTGACGTTGATGCGCTCTCAAAAGAGCACCGTTCCTACCTCCACTCCCTCCTGCCTTTCCTTCCAACCCTTATCCTCAGCCTGCACCTCGGCGGTTTGCCCCTTCTCTTTGCCCTCGGCTGGGGGAGTCACCTTTTCCTAGACTTCTTCACAGGAGTAATACCACCGGTTTATCCCCTCTCGCGGAGGGGCTGGGGGTTGTCAATGCTAATCTCAGGCCCGAGGAATTTTGGGATTGAGCTTAAACTCATCGAGAGATATCCGGACAGAAAGCACGATTACCGGCTGGAAATCGGCGGAAGTTTTGCACTTGCAATTTTAACAATCCTCACGGCAATAATTAGACTGCACTAA